A single region of the Zygotorulaspora mrakii chromosome 4, complete sequence genome encodes:
- the RPL9A gene encoding 60S ribosomal protein uL6 (similar to Saccharomyces cerevisiae RPL9A (YGL147C); ancestral locus Anc_2.321) — translation MKYIQTEQFIEIPEGVTVNIKSRVVKVTGPRGTLVKNLKHIDVTFTKLSSKQIKVAVHNGDRKHVAALRTVKSLVDNLITGVTKGYKYKMRYVYAHFPINVNVVDKDSKKFVEIRNYLGDKKVRLVPVREGVDIEFSANQKDEIVLSGNSVEDVSQNAADIQQICRARNKDIRKFLDGIYVSEKGVIAEEE, via the coding sequence ATGAAGTACATCCAAACTGAGcaattcattgaaatcCCAGAAGGCGTTACCGTTAACATCAAATCCAGAGTTGTTAAGGTCACTGGTCCAAGAGGTACTTTGGTCAAAAACTTGAAGCACATCGATGTTACTTTCACCAAGCTCAGCAGCAAGCAAATCAAGGTTGCTGTTCACAACGGTGACAGAAAGCATGTTGCTGCTTTGAGAACTGTTAAGTCATTGGTTGACAACTTGATCACTGGTGTCACCAAGGGTTACAAGTACAAGATGAGATATGTTTACGCGCATTTCCCAATCAACGTCAACGTTGTTGACAAGGACAGCAAGAAGTTTGTCGAAATCAGAAACTATTTGGGTGACAAGAAGGTCAGATTAGTTCCAGTTAGAGAAGGTGTCGACATTGAATTCTCCGCCAACCAGAAGGACGAAATTGTTCTATCTGGTAACTCAGTCGAAGACGTTTCTCAAAACGCTGCCGACATTCAGCAAATCTGTCGTGCCAGAAACAAGGATATCCgtaaatttttggatgGTATCTACGTCTCTGAGAAGGGTGTCAttgctgaagaagaataa
- the NUP84 gene encoding Nup84p (similar to Saccharomyces cerevisiae NUP84 (YDL116W); ancestral locus Anc_2.320) has translation MEIDGPKDVDFFLKSANTLKDFEIEGLDGKTLPDPFNIIKEFRSIAGEASLKFSKTDSEASLDWELEAKLWHILELLLNYRTSDHDLDTIDVHPFNSNAVMEKELLQKNRELYQIWIVIVWIQDNMKPVERPSNLPTSKWSNTIISGGLKSCDLDFPLRDSEAEIDPRDKEEDNVFFRYLFELLIAGKFEEAIEACGLTDNLTMSMILTGMQEYMDPNIDTQLGDELETHQGIKKHALWRRAVFSLSQNLELSSYERAIYSFLAGDIPPDKVLATSSWDLALLFYLNKILQTEIENYLLQNNKIEKGELILGGLSSQSPSIQNVLDIISARYESESEHPLRVLIAAVILDTLPSVLHSSVEVLLDIIKGVTTEDYLGENPYLLRVVTHISIVLDIISPGFVSSSDKSKLITAYVSIMKLRGLYEIIPIYISFLEEEDIIEAFSFILSTLKHPEIRTKQIEIANFLKLPTSNILRKTTQRVFMETEDDYTPKGEIEVTTVVSEVDKHLILGVEWLIEGKLYIDAMDSVIALSRRFLLNGRIKSLEYFMDHNNIENLIKNYDLEKISNRIFADEGDDKTKELLDYRLLIDELKKHEEWQKIVGLLNSESNIPSLIEKFQEYSRGTHDLIKGFLVELSELESHADKDIFFEIRALYTPYLIIELHKGLVEAASLLRIPTFIKDALNIANLVANEADKIYLLFQSSGKLKEYLRLVARTATLTGSDFL, from the coding sequence ATGGAGATTGACGGCCCTAAAGACgttgacttttttttaaaatcagcaaatactttgaaagattttgaaattgaagggCTTGATGGGAAGACGCTCCCTGATCCTTTCAACATCATAAAAGAATTTCGCTCAATCGCAGGGGAGGCCTCTCTCAAGTTTTCCAAAACTGATTCGGAGGCTAGTCTTGATTGGGAGCTAGAAGCTAAACTATGGCATATACTAGAGTTACTATTGAACTATAGAACGTCAGATCACGATCTGGATACAATTGATGTGCATCCATTCAATTCTAATGCTGTCATGGAAAAGGagcttttgcaaaaaaataggGAACTTTACCAGATTTGGATTGTTATCGTTTGGATTCAGGACAACATGAAACCGGTTGAAAGACCCTCCAATCTTCCGACTTCAAAATGGTCAAATACAATAATTAGTGGTGGACTAAAAAGTTGCGATCTAGACTTTCCTCTACGTGACTCCGAGGCAGAGATAGATCCAAGGgataaagaagaagataatgttttttttcGGTATCTTTTTGAGCTGCTAATTGCAGGAAAGTTCGAGGAGGCCATAGAAGCATGCGGACTTACAGATAATTTAACGATGAGCATGATATTAACTGGGATGCAAGAATACATGGACCCAAACATAGACACACAGCTAGGTGACGAGCTTGAGACTCATCAGGGGATTAAAAAGCATGCATTATGGAGAAGAGCAgttttctctctttcaCAGAACCTCGAACTGAGTTCTTATGAACGTGCAATTTACAGCTTTCTGGCAGGTGATATACCGCCTGACAAAGTATTGGCTACTTCAAGCTGGGATTTAGCACTTTTATTCTATTTGAACAAAATCTTACAGactgaaattgaaaactaCCTGTTACAAAACAACAAAATCGAAAAAGGTGAACTAATACTTGGAGGTCTATCTTCACAATCGCCAAGCATTCAAAACGTTCTAGATATAATATCTGCTAGATATGAAAGTGAAAGCGAGCATCCATTGAGAGTATTGATTGCGGCAGTAATATTGGATACATTGCCATCCGTTCTTCATTCCTCAGTCGAAGTGCTGCTAGATATTATCAAAGGTGTTACCACTGAAGACTATCTGGGGGAGAACCCTTATCTGTTAAGGGTTGTGACGCACATAAGTATCGTATTGGATATCATATCTCCAGGATTTGTGTCTTCATCAGACAAATCGAAACTTATTACTGCCTATGTTAGCATAATGAAATTACGTGGCCTATACGAAATTATTCCTATATATATCAGTTTCTtagaggaagaagatatcATAGAAGCgttttcattcattcttTCCACGTTGAAACATCCAGAGATTAGGActaaacaaattgaaatcgCAAATTTCCTCAAGTTGCCTACTTCAAATATCCTCAGAAAAACGACACAACGAGTCTTTATGGAAACAGAAGATGATTATACTCCAAAAGGTGAAATAGAAGTTACAACTGTTGTTTCAGAAGTCGACAAGCACTTGATCCTCGGCGTTGAATGGCTGATTGAAGGCAAACTTTATATTGATGCTATGGATTCAGTAATTGCTCTATCTAGAAGATTCCTGTTGAATGGTAGAATAAAATCGTTGGAATACTTTATGGATCATAACAATATCGAgaatctgataaaaaattatGATTTGGAGAAAATATCCAATCGAATTTTTGCTGATGAAGGAGATGATAAGACAAAAGAACTCTTAGATTATAGATTATTGATTGATGAACTAAAAAAGCATGAAGAATGGCAAAAAATCGTAGGTTTACTAAACTCTGAATCCAACATTCCCTCATTAATAGAAAAATTCCAAGAGTATTCCAGAGGTACGCATGATTTGATAAAAGGCTTTCTAGTTGAACTCTCGGAATTGGAGAGTCATGCTGATAAAGACATTTTTTTCGAGATAAGAGCTCTGTATACCCCTTATTTGATTATCGAACTTCACAAGGGATTAGTTGAAGCGGCAAGTCTATTAAGAATACCTACCTTTATTAAGGATGCTCTAAACATTGCCAATTTAGTAGCGAACGAAGCCGATAAAATATATCTCTTGTTTCAATCAAGCGGTAAATTGAAAGAGTATCTACGTCTTGTTGCTCGTACAGCAACTCTCACAGGGTCAGATTTTTTATAA
- the CYK3 gene encoding Cyk3p (similar to Saccharomyces cerevisiae CYK3 (YDL117W); ancestral locus Anc_2.319), protein MSVSVQQLAPPFKVKARYGWSGQARGDLGFLEGDVMEVTKITGDWFYGRLLRNRKCSGYFPNNFVNVLGEKMNQNNANETKVYSKSQPTSPVKVVIPPIPARLNPRSSVSSSSSSSSLRDVKKKDSSMYKISQHHSTPNLPEVHVHDKLDYGRYKNTRTKKRTSPEFNRYINEADNIPPLPPIPCADKHHGNLTQQKMPKSSSLNDVSTTRSARDPRISHNGLQAYNGDRNYYYSPSKRSSVTDDSNSSDLFSNSKYMDGSTTSSEDSFALMSDFSATSAGSLARHRFAQSFSDSLERSQTFSSLESINSGSGNGKMGGILRKLMPRGHPNYSNSPNSPISPTAEYPKLPDIQNLKITSTHDDARDWLTVKAQLNRSRSLTKYEKHPRYIRVLEQNHDLVLHPQDAVSNGLNTNEVRYNGQPGLIDIELAGLNLEYIDDMTRKRCIKDGSMTLSTWSQTTFSARYSTTAETLRGIYIFCAETFELVDDNGGTDFSKPPRDLEKILYSRHCTPFQLTCLFKELSKALGITCEMVYGFLKTPVNDNSDYKYNHCWLRVLVNKEWRFIDIILGNISNPIHEFVNNKKITKAEDDYFLVEPLQFIYTHIPQREYEQHIIPSIDRLSALYLPLVFPSFFKYGLSLYKFSTALSYLEDSEIYECSLEIPSDVELFASVVVSTDDVQRKHSYGKMELALVQVKSHKSDSTRRIAVVKAVLPPGVKKGSLYLHAGLRGEQTSVVNVHPLSMMVPLYHSGTEMKYEFTVRKPSESIQKVEMYIVEPQNRYLFQNNEYNFEIIQKSFDGIIYERSSPTRNRRQPMIIKAPSGKRYEFEKNDPHFAYGTSRTTITVKEPGIWKALVAADSGCGSCTFAEWLCL, encoded by the coding sequence ATGTCTGTCAGCGTACAACAATTAGCACCACCCTTCAAAGTCAAAGCAAGATATGGTTGGTCAGGTCAGGCAAGGGGTGACCTAGGCTTTTTAGAGGGTGATGTCATGGAGGTGACTAAAATTACTGGCGATTGGTTCTACGGTAGACTTTTAAGAAACCGTAAATGTTCTGGCTACTTCCCAAATAATTTTGTTAATGTTTTGggggaaaaaatgaatcaaaaCAATGCAAATGAAACTAAAGTCTATTCAAAGTCTCAACCTACCTCTCCTGTAAAGGTTGTAATTCCACCAATTCCTGCTAGGTTAAACCCTCGCTCTTCAGTttcgtcatcttcgtcatcttcgtctCTTAGAGatgtaaagaaaaaagattcGAGCATGTACAAGATTTCGCAGCATCACTCAACACCAAACTTACCTGAAGTACATGTGCACGATAAACTTGATTATGGGAGGTACAAGAATACACGgacaaaaaagagaacCTCTCCTGAATTTAATCGCTATATTAACGAAGCAGATAACATCCCTCCTCTTCCTCCGATCCCATGTGCCGACAAGCATCATGGCAATCTTACACAACAAAAGATGCCTAAATCTTCCTCCCTTAACGATGTTTCTACAACACGAAGTGCAAGGGATCCTCGCATAAGTCATAATGGTCTTCAAGCTTATAACGGTGATAGAAATTACTATTACTCTCCTTCAAAGAGGTCATCAGTAACTgatgattcaaattcaagtgATCTATTCTCTAATTCTAAATATATGGACGGTTCTACCACTAGTAGCGAAGATAGTTTCGCTCTTATGAGTGATTTTAGTGCCACAAGTGCGGGCAGTTTAGCAAGACATAGATTTGCtcaatctttttcagattccCTAGAAAGATCTCAAACATTTTCCTCATTAGAGTCAATAAATTCGGGATCTGGAAATGGTAAAATGGGTGGAATTCTAAGGAAATTAATGCCAAGAGGGCATCCAAATTACTCAAATTCGCCGAACAGTCCAATTTCACCTACAGCAGAATATCCAAAACTCCCagatattcaaaatttgaaaataactTCCACACACGATGATGCCCGTGACTGGTTGACAGTCAAAGCCCAACTTAATAGATCACGATCATTAACAAAATACGAAAAACACCCTAGGTATATCAGAGTTCTAGAACAAAATCACGACCTGGTTTTACACCCCCAAGATGCCGTCAGTAATGGGCTCAATACGAATGAGGTCAGATATAATGGTCAACCTGGTCTTATCGACATAGAACTTGCAGGTTTGAACTTGGAATATATTGACGATATGACTAGAAAAAGATGCATCAAAGATGGATCGATGACCCTAAGCACTTGGTCACAAACCACTTTTTCTGCAAGATATTCTACAACTGCAGAAACACTAAGAGGTATATACATTTTCTGTGCCGAGACCTTCGAACTAGTTGACGATAATGGTGGTACAGATTTTTCGAAACCACCTAGAGacttggaaaaaattctttacAGCAGACACTGTACCCCGTTTCAGCTAACATGTCTCTTCAAAGAGCTCTCGAAGGCATTGGGAATAACATGCGAGATGGTATACGGTTTTTTAAAGACGCCTGTTAATGACAATAGCGATTACAAATACAACCATTGCTGGTTGCGTGTTTTAGTCAACAAAGAGTGGAGATTCATTGATATCATTTTGGGTAATATATCTAATCCTATTCATGAGTTCGTGAACAACAAAAAGATAACAAAGGCAGAAGACGATTATTTCCTGGTTGAACCACTACAATTCATCTACACACATATTCCGCAAAGAGAATATGAACAGCATATTATTCCAAGCattgatagattatcaGCATTATACTTACCTTTAGTTtttccatcttttttcaaatacgGTTTGAGTCTCTACAAATTCAGCACAGCTCTGAGCTATCTTGAAGATTCTGAAATTTACGAATGTTCTTTGGAAATTCCAAGCGATGTTGAACTTTTCGCATCTGTTGTTGTATCCACAGATGACGTTCAAAGGAAGCATTCATACGGGAAGATGGAACTGGCTTTAGTACAAGTAAAAAGCCACAAATCCGATAGCACACGCAGAATTGCCGTGGTTAAAGCAGTCCTGCCTCCTGGTGTCAAAAAAGGTTCCCTTTACCTTCATGCCGGGTTAAGAGGCGAACAAACTTCTGTCGTGAACGTTCATCCATTGAGCATGATGGTGCCTTTGTATCATAGCGGCACGGAAATGAAGTATGAGTTCACTGTTAGAAAACCATCAGAGAGTattcaaaaagttgaaatgTATATTGTTGAGCCTCAGAATAGGTAcctctttcaaaacaacGAATATAACTTCgaaatcattcaaaaatccTTCGATGGAATAATTTACGAGCGTTCATCGCCCACAAGAAATCGCAGACAACCAATGATCATAAAGGCACCCTCTGGAAAGAGATACGAATTTGAGAAGAATGATCCACATTTTGCATACGGTACATCCAGGACAACTATTACTGTGAAAGAGCCGGGTATCTGGAAAGCGCTCGTGGCTGCCGATTCAGGTTGCGGATCGTGTACCTTTGCTGAATGGCTATGTCTATGA
- the ARO2 gene encoding bifunctional chorismate synthase/riboflavin reductase [NAD(P)H] ARO2 (similar to Saccharomyces cerevisiae ARO2 (YGL148W); ancestral locus Anc_2.318), whose product MSTFGYIFRVTTYGESHCKSVGCIVDGVPPGMTLTEEDIQPQLTRRRPGQSKLSTPRNEKDKVEIQSGVEFKKTLGTPIAMLIRNEDQRPHDYSDMDNFPRPSHADYTYLEKYNLKASSGGGRASARETIGRVAAGAIAEKFLAQVSNVQIVGFVTQIGSIKMNRDPFDPSFHHLLNTITREKVDSAGPIRCPDPNLAGGMVKEIEKYRGNQDSIGGVVTCVVRNVPTGLGEPCFDKLEALLAHAMLSIPASKGFEIGSGFEGVSVPGSKHNDPFYFDEEKQKLRTKTNHSGGIQGGISNGENIYFSVAFKSVATISQEQETADYDGKPGVLAAKGRHDPAVTPRAIPIVEAMTALVLADALLIQKSRDFAKSVTH is encoded by the coding sequence ATGTCTACGTTTGGTTATATATTCCGTGTAACCACCTATGGTGAGTCGCATTGTAAATCTGTCGGCTGTATTGTGGACGGTGTGCCTCCCGGAATGACGCTGACCGAGGAGGATATCCAACCGCAGCTGACCAGAAGAAGACCTGGGCAGTCAAAGCTTTCGACGCCAAGGAATGAGAAAGATAAGGTGGAAATCCAGTCTGGTGTGGAGTTCAAGAAAACTCTTGGTACGCCGATTGCGATGCTGATCAGGAACGAGGACCAAAGGCCACACGACTACAGCGACATGGACAATTTCCCTAGACCCTCGCATGCGGACTACACGTATTTGGAGAAGTACAACCTGAAGGCATCCTCTGGCGGGGGGCGTGCGTCTGCAAGAGAGACCATCGGGCGTGTTGCCGCGGGCGCAATAGctgaaaagtttttggcACAGGTGTCAAACGTGCAGATAGTCGGGTTTGTCACCCAGATTGGGTCTATCAAGATGAACAGAGATCCGTTCGATCCCAGTTTCCATCATCTTTTAAACACTATCACAAGGGAGAAAGTCGATTCCGCGGGGCCCATCAGATGTCCGGATCCAAACCTGGCCGGCGGCATGGTCAAAGAGATCGAGAAATACAGAGGCAATCAAGACTCTATTGGGGGGGTTGTTACTTGTGTGGTGAGAAACGTGCCAACGGGACTTGGCGAGCCTTGTTTTGACAAGTTGGAAGCGCTGCTCGCCCACGCGATGTTATCTATACCTGCCTCAAAGggttttgaaattggttCTGGTTTTGAAGGTGTTTCTGTCCCAGGCTCGAAGCATAACGATCCATTTTACTTCGACGAGGAAAAGCAAAAGCTAAGAACAAAGACCAATCACTCCGGTGGTATACAAGGTGGTATCTCCAATGGAGAAAATATCTACTTCTCGGTAGCGTTCAAATCTGTTGCAACAATCTCTCAAGAGCAGGAAACTGCTGATTATGACGGTAAGCCAGGTGTTTTGGCAGCAAAGGGAAGGCACGATCCTGCAGTCACGCCAAGGGCTATCCCAATCGTTGAGGCAATGACAGCATTGGTCTTGGCAGATGCTTTGCtaattcaaaaatcaagagattTCGCTAAGAGTGTTACCCACTAG